A genome region from Thermoanaerobaculia bacterium includes the following:
- a CDS encoding DoxX family membrane protein: MNPAIAFLDRLHARARANPLLYRVVLATRCLFAMAFIPTGWVKLMGHRFTQVSIESPVGAFFEAMYQTGGYWQFLGATQIVAGLLMLVPRAATLGAVVFFPVALNIFVITVALDFRGTPFVTGPMLVAAAALLAWDWDRLRGIVTSSPPVLAAADGERWPRIAGLGPAWERAAYVAGTAAGLAIFGSVRGLVGASGAQAGFAAGLLAALVALAGAVRAVRAGRRARVPRDRIAYDSPPRS, from the coding sequence ATGAACCCTGCTATCGCCTTTCTCGACCGACTGCATGCCCGGGCGCGGGCGAATCCCCTCCTCTACCGGGTGGTCCTCGCGACGCGCTGTCTCTTTGCCATGGCCTTCATCCCGACCGGCTGGGTGAAGCTCATGGGCCACCGCTTCACCCAGGTTTCGATCGAGAGCCCGGTCGGCGCCTTCTTCGAGGCGATGTACCAGACCGGCGGCTACTGGCAGTTCCTCGGCGCGACGCAGATCGTGGCAGGACTCCTCATGCTGGTGCCGCGCGCCGCGACGCTCGGGGCGGTCGTCTTCTTTCCGGTGGCGTTGAACATCTTCGTCATCACGGTGGCGCTCGACTTCCGGGGCACGCCGTTCGTCACCGGACCGATGCTCGTTGCCGCCGCCGCGCTCCTCGCCTGGGATTGGGATCGCCTGCGCGGGATTGTGACGTCGTCGCCGCCAGTGCTCGCCGCCGCGGATGGCGAGCGCTGGCCTCGTATCGCTGGGCTGGGCCCCGCCTGGGAGCGCGCCGCCTACGTCGCCGGCACGGCAGCCGGGCTGGCCATTTTCGGTTCGGTCCGCGGTCTCGTCGGCGCTTCCGGCGCGCAGGCCGGCTTCGCGGCGGGCCTGCTCGCTGCGCTCGTGGCGCTCGCCGGAGCGGTCCGGGCAGTGCGGGCCGGGCGCCGTGCTCGTGTTCCGCGGGACAGGATCGCGTACGATTCTCCTCCACGAAGCTGA